The Ziziphus jujuba cultivar Dongzao chromosome 7, ASM3175591v1 genome includes a region encoding these proteins:
- the LOC107423693 gene encoding cytochrome P450 704C1, with the protein MDFFTTFFTFTTSVILLLFLYFSLFILKIYSNKSITNREYAPVMGTVVNQIFHYKKLFDYQTELAKKHPTFRLLTPENSRIFTTDTRNVEHILKTNFDHYIKGEYSQETCRELFGEGIFTVNGDKWKKQRKLASYEFSTRVLRDFSCSVFRKHAAKLIRAISLFSVAKEAFDMQDVLLKFTLDSIFKVGFGVELNCLEGSSKENIAFMKAFDDSNALVCWRFVDPFWKLKRFFNIGCEASLKKNIKVLDDFVNNLIKRKRTLLAGQQDCKEKEDILSRFLVESEKDPGEMTDQYLRDIILNFMIAGKDTTAGTLSWFLYMLCKNPLIQEKIAQEVSQVIGCQKNEDNIDDFVENITEATLDQMHYLHAALAETLRLYPAVPVDGRSSEIDDILPDGYRVKKGDNVSYMAYAMGRMSYIWGEDAEEFRPERWLNNGIFQPESPFKFVAFHAGPRICLGKDFAFRQMKIVSIALHFFRFRLADETRIVTYRTMFTLHIDEGLPLLAIPRTA; encoded by the exons ATGGATTTCTTCACTACCTTCTTCACCTTCACAACTTCTGTCATACTACTTCTCTTCTTATACTTTTCTCTCTTCATACTCAAAATCTACAGCAACAAATCCATCACAAACAGGGAATATGCACCCGTTATGGGGACAGTTGTTAATCAGATCTTCCATTATAAGAAACTGTTTGACTACCAGACTGAACTTGCCAAAAAACATCCAACTTTCCGGTTACTGACTCCAGAAAATAGCAGGATATTCACAACTGATACACGAAACGTTGAACATATTCTTAAAACCAACTTTGATCATTATATAAAGGGGGAGTATAGTCAAGAGACCTGCAGAGAGCTTTTTGGAGAAGGAATATTCACAGTCAACGGAGATAAGTGGAAGAAGCAAAGAAAGCTTGCAAGCTATGAGTTCTCAACAAGGGTTCTTAGAGATTTTAGCTGTTCTGTGTTTAGAAAGCATGCTGCCAAACTTATTAGAgctatttctttgttttcagTTGCGAAGGAGGCCTTCGATATGCAA GATGTGTTACTGAAATTCACTTTGGATTCCATATTCAAAGTTGGGTTTGGGGTGGAATTGAACTGCTTGGAGGGATCTAGCAAAGAGAATATTGCTTTTATGAAGGCCTTTGATGATTCGAATGCTCTCGTCTGTTGGCGCTTTGTGGATCCATTCTGGAAGTTGAAAAGGTTTTTCAACATTGGTTGTGAGGCCTCCCTTAAGAAGAATATCAAAGTTCTTGATGACTTTGTGAACAATCTTATCAAGAGAAAGAGGACTCTGCTAGCAGGGCAACAAGATTGT aaagaaaaggaagataTACTTTCAAGGTTTCTTGTGGAGAGCGAGAAGGATCCAGGGGAAATGACTGATCAGTATCTGAGAGATATTATTTTGAACTTTATGATTGCTGGCAAAGATACTACTGCAGGTACTCTGTCATGGTTCTTGTATATGCTCTGCAAGAACCCTTTGATTCAGGAAAAAATTGCACAAGAAGTGAGTCAAGTCATCGGTTGTCAAAAGAATGAAGACAACATCGATGATTTCGTTGAAAATATAACTGAAGCAACACTGGATCAAATGCACTATCTCCATGCAGCATTGGCAGAAACCTTAAGGTTGTATCCTGCAGTTCCTGTG GATGGGAGGTCTTCAGAAATAGATGACATTCTTCCTGATGGCTATAGAGTTAAAAAAGGAGACAACGTATCATATATGGCCTATGCCATGGGCAGGATGTCCTACATTTGGGGTGAAGATGCTGAGGAATTCCGGCCTGAAAGATGGCTCAACAATGGAATATTCCAACCCGAATCACCATTCAAATTCGTAGCATTTCAt GCTGGTCCTCGGATTTGCTTAGGAAAGGACTTTGCTTTTCGGCAGATGAAGATTGTATCAATTGCCCTTCATTTCTTCCGCTTCAGATTAGCAGATGAAACAAGAATTGTGACTTATAGGACCATGTTTACACTTCACATTGATGAAGGCCTACCTCTCCTTGCTATTCCTAGGACGGCATAA
- the LOC107423706 gene encoding cytochrome P450 704C1, whose amino-acid sequence MDLFSTIFTFILSAILILFLLFSLFILKIYSNKSITNREYAPVKGTVFDRIFYYKNLYDYQTELARKHPTFRLLAPAQSKIFTTDVRNIEHILKTNFQKYSIGQYSQDICRDLFGEGIFAVNGDKWRKQRKLASFEFSARVLRDFSCSVFRTNAGKLVRAVSLFSVTREVFDMQEILLKFTLDSLFKVGFGVELNCLEGTNREGGVFMKAFDESNALVHWRYVDPLWKLKRFFNIGFEASLKKNIKVLDDFVYNLIMKKRNLLAVQQDCNEKEDILSRFLMESKKDPEEMNDKYLRDIILNFMIAGKDTTASTLSWFFYMLCKNPLIQEKIAQEVRQVIDVHMDQDNIDGFIENITEAALDQMHYLHAALTETLRLYPAVPVDGRCAETDDILPDGYKLKKGDGMIYMAYAMGRMSYIWGEDAEDFMPERWLKNGIFQPESPFKFIAFHAGPRICLGKDFAFRQMKIASIALLHFFRFKLADDTRNVTYRTMFILHIDGGLPLLAIPRTHNI is encoded by the exons ATGGATCTCTTCTCTACCATTTTTACCTTCATACTTAGTGCAATTCTTATTCTCTTcttattgttttctttgttcATACTCAAAATATACAGCAACAAATCAATCACAAATAGGGAATATGCACCTGTAAAGGGAACAGTTTTTGATCGGATCTTCTACTATAAGAATCTGTATGACTACCAGACTGAACTTGCCAGAAAACATCCTACATTCCGGCTACTAGCTCCTGCACAAAGCAAAATATTCACAACTGACGTACGAAATATTGAACATATTCTTAAGACCAACTTTCAAAAGTATTCAATAGGCCAGTATAGTCAAGATATTTGCAGAGATCTTTTTGGTGAAGGAATATTCGCAGTCAATGGAGATAAGTGGAGGAAGCAGAGAAAGCTTGCGAGCTTTGAATTCTCAGCAAGAGTTCTTAGAGATTTTAGTTGTTCTGTGTTTCGAACAAATGCTGGCAAACTTGTTAGAGCTGTTTCATTGTTTTCAGTTACAAGGGAGGTTTTTGATATGCAA GAAATACTACTGAAATTCACTTTGGATTCCTTATTCAAAGTTGGGTTTGGGGTGGAATTGAACTGCTTGGAGGGAACTAACAGAGAAGGTGGTGTTTTTATGAAGGCCTTCGATGAATCAAATGCTCTTGTCCATTGGCGCTATGTGGATCCATTATGGAAGTTGAAAAGGTTTTTCAACATTGGTTTTGAGGCCTCCCTTAAGAAGAATATCAAAGTTCTTGATGATTTTGTCTACAATCTTATCATGAAAAAGAGGAATCTGCTAGCAGTGCAACAGGATTGT AATGAGAAGGAAGATATACTTTCGAGGTTTCTGATGGAGAGCAAGAAGGATCCAGAGGAAATGAATGATAAATACCTGAGAGATATTATTTTGAACTTTATGATTGCTGGCAAAGATACCACCGCTAGTACTCTCTCATGGTTCTTCTATATGCTTTGCAAGAACCCTTTAATTCAGGAAAAAATTGCACAAGAAGTTAGACAAGTCATTGATGTTCACATGGACCAAGATAACATCGATGGTTTCATTGAAAATATAACTGAAGCAGCGCTAGATCAAATGCATTATCTTCATGCAGCATTGACAGAAACCTTAAGGCTATATCCTGCAGTTCCTGTG GATGGAAGGTGTGCAGAAACAGATGACATTCTTCCTGATGGCTACAAACTTAAAAAAGGCGATGGAATGATATATATGGCCTATGCCATGGGCAGAATGTCCTACATTTGGGGTGAAGATGCTGAGGATTTCATGCCTGAAAGATGGCTCAAAAATGGAATTTTTCAACCTGAATCGCCATTCAAATTCATAGCATTTCat GCTGGTCCTCGGATTTGCTTAGGAAAGGACTTTGCTTTCCGGCAGATGAAGATAGCTTCGATTGCCCTTCTTCATTTCTTCCGCTTCAAATTAGCAGATGATACAAGAAATGTGACTTATAGGACCATGTTTATACTTCACATTGATGGAGGCCTTCCCCTCCTTGCAATTCCAAGAACGCATAATATTTAG
- the LOC107423692 gene encoding cytochrome P450 704C1: MDFFTTFFTFTTCAILLLFLYFSLFILKIYSNKSITNREYAPVMGTFFNQTFQYKKLFDYQTELAKKLPTFRLLAPEYSIIFTTDTRTVEHILKTKFDHYIKGESSQDTSRELFGEGIFAVDGDKWKKQRKLASYEFSTRVLRDFSCSVFRKHAAKLIRAISLFSVAKDPFDMQDVLMKFTLESIFKVGFGVELNCLEGSSTKSIAFMKAFDDSSALVSWRFVDPFWKFKRFFNIGCEASLKKNIKVLDDFVNNLIKRKRTLLAMQQDCKEKEDILSRFLVESEKDPGEMTDQYLRDIILNFMIAGKDTTAGTLSWFFYMLCKDPLIQEKIAQEVRQVIGCQKNEDNIDDFVEKITEATLDRMHYLHAALAETLRLYPAVPVDGRFSEIDDILPDGYRVKKGDNVLFMAYAMGRMSYIWGEDAEEFRPERWLNNGIFQPESPFKFVAFHAGPRTCLGKDFAFRQMKIVSIALLHFFRFRLADETRIVTYRTMFTLHIDEGLPLLAIPRTA; this comes from the exons ATGGATTTCTTCACTACCTTCTTCACCTTCACAACTTGTGCAATACTACTTCTCTTCTTATACTTTTCTCTCTTCATACTCAAAATCTACAGCAACAAATCAATCACAAACAGGGAATATGCACCCGTTATGGGGACATTTTTTAATCAGACCTTCCAGTATAAGAAACTGTTTGACTACCAGACTGAACTTGCCAAAAAACTTCCAACTTTCCGGTTACTGGCTCCAGAATATAGCATCATATTCACAACTGATACACGAACCGTTGAACATATTCTTAAAACCAAGTTTGATCATTATATAAAAGGGGAAAGTAGTCAAGATACTAGCAGAGAGCTTTTTGGAGAAGGAATATTCGCAGTCGACGGAGATAAGTGGAAGAAGCAAAGAAAGCTTGCAAGCTATGAGTTCTCAACAAGAGTTCTTAGAGATTTTAGCTGTTCCGTGTTTAGAAAGCATGCTGCCAAACTTATTAGAgctatttctttgttttcagTTGCAAAGGATCCCTTTGATATGCAA GATGTGTTAATGAAATTCACTTTGGAATCCATATTCAAAGTTGGGTTTGGGGTGGAATTGAATTGCTTGGAGGGATCTAGCACAAAGAGTATTGCTTTTATGAAGGCCTTCGATGATTCAAGTGCTCTTGTCTCTTGGCGCTTTGTGGATCCATTCTGGAAGTTTAAAAGGTTTTTCAACATCGGTTGTGAGGCCTCCCTTAAGAAGAATATCAAAGTTCTTGATGACTTTGTGAACAATCTTATCAAGAGAAAGAGGACTCTGTTAGCAATGCAACAAGATTGT aaagaaaaggaagataTACTTTCAAGGTTTCTTGTGGAGAGCGAGAAGGATCCAGGGGAAATGACTGATCAGTATCTGAGAGATATTATTTTGAACTTTATGATTGCTGGCAAAGATACTACTGCAGGTACTCTGTCATGGTTCTTCTATATGCTCTGCAAGGACCCTTTGATTCAGGAAAAAATTGCACAAGAAGTGAGACAAGTCATCGGTTGTCAAAAGAATGAAGACAACATCGAtgattttgttgaaaaaataaCCGAGGCAACACTGGATCGGATGCATTATCTCCATGCAGCATTGGCAGAAACCTTAAGGTTGTATCCGGCAGTTCCTGTG GATGGGAGGTTTTCCGAAATAGATGATATTCTTCCTGATGGCTATAGAGTTAAAAAAGGAGACAATGTATTATTTATGGCCTATGCCATGGGCAGGATGTCCTACATTTGGGGTGAAGATGCTGAGGAATTCCGGCCTGAAAGATGGCTCAACAATGGAATATTCCAACCCGAATCTCCATTCAAATTTGTAGCATTTCAT GCTGGTCCTCGGACTTGCTTAGGAAAGGACTTTGCTTTCCGGCAGATGAAGATTGTATCAATTGCCCTTCTTCATTTCTTCCGCTTCAGATTAGCAGATGAAACAAGAATTGTGACTTACAGGACCATGTTTACACTTCACATTGATGAAGGCCTACCGCTCCTTGCTATTCCTAGGACAGCATAA
- the LOC107423745 gene encoding cytochrome P450 704C1, protein MLVLSMEFLSSTPFFHAVFWTIILSLFFAFQLIAAKVRKNKKKYPPIGGTVFHHLLNFNRLHHFMTDLARKHKTYRILGPFRNEIYTSDPANVEYILKTNFDNYGKGLYNYNILKDLLGDGIFTVDGDKWRQQRKVSSYEFSTKVLRDYSSVIFQKNAVKVAHILSEIATTSKKIDIQDIFMKATLDSIFKVAFGVELDSMCGSNEEGKNFRNAFDNASAMTVRRYVDVLWKIKKFLNIGSEAAMKQNTKIVNHFVYKLISNKINQMRSSNDDSSTKREDILSRFLQVAETDPIYLRDISLSFIIAGKDTTAGTLSWFIYVLCKHPDIQEKVAQEVREVTSTKRVINVDDFAASVTEEALENMQYLHATITETLRLYPAVPVDAKVCFSDDTLPDGFHVRKGDLVAYQPYAMGRMKFLWGDDAEEFRPERFLNENGVFQPESPFKFTAFQAGPRICLGKEFAYRQMKIFAAILLGCFTFKMSDETKNVTYRTMLNLHIDQGLEVCISHRN, encoded by the exons ATGCTCGTATTATCCATGGAATTTCTCTCATCAACCCCTTTTTTCCACGCTGTTTTTTGGACTATAATTCTATCCCTTTTTTTCGCTTTCCAACTCATAGCAGCGAAAGTgaggaaaaacaagaaaaagtacCCACCTATTGGCGGTACTGTATTTCACCATCTGCTCAACTTCAACAGGTTGCATCATTTTATGACTGATCTTGCTCGGAAGCACAAGACTTACAGGATTCTCGGTCCCTTTAGGAATGAGATTTACACTTCTGACCCTGCAAATGTTGAATATATACTCAAAACAAACTTTGACAATTATGGCAAg GGTTTATACAATTACAACATTCTGAAGGACCTTCTAGGTGATGGGATTTTTACGGTGGACGGTGATAAGTGGCGCCAACAGAGGAAGGTGTCCAGCTACGAGTTCTCCACCAAAGTGTTGAGAGACTACAGTagtgtaatttttcaaaaaaatgcaGTAAAAGTTGCTCATATTTTGTCTGAAATTGCAACAACCAGCAAGAAAATTGATATTCAA GACATATTTATGAAAGCAACCCTTGATTCAATATTCAAAGTTGcatttggagttgaattagaCAGTATGTGTGGTTCAAATGAAGAAGGCAAAAATTTTAGGAATGCCTTTGACAATGCAAGCGCAATGACAGTCAGGCGCTATGTTGATGTCTTGTGGAAAATTAAGAAGTTTCTAAATATTGGATCAGAAGCTGCCATGAAGCAGAACACCAAGATCGTGAACCATTTTGTCTACAAGCTAATCAGcaacaaaatcaatcaaatGCGGAGCTCAAATGATGATTCTTCT ACGAAGAGAGAAGATATTTTATCAAGGTTTCTGCAAGTAGCTGAGACTGATCCAATATATTTACGCGATATAAGTCTCAGCTTCATCATAGCTGGCAAAGACACAACAGCTGGCACACTTTCCTGGTTCATTTATGTGCTCTGCAAACATCCGGATATTCAAGAGAAGGTTGCACAAGAAGTGAGGGAAGTGACTAGCACAAAAAGGGTCATCAACGTGGATGATTTTGCAGCCAGTGTGACTGAAGAAGCTTTGGAAAACATGCAGTATCTTCATGCTACAATCACAGAAACTCTTAGGCTCTACCCTGCAGTTCCAGTG GATGCAAAGGTTTGCTTCTCTGATGATACTTTGCCTGATGGATTCCATGTTAGGAAAGGAGATCTGGTGGCATATCAACCTTATGCAATGGGCAGGATGAAATTCTTATGGGGTGACGATGCAGAAGAATTCAGACCAGAGAGATTTCTGAATGAAAATGGTGTTTTCCAGCCAGAGAGCCCTTTTAAGTTCACAGCATTTCAG GCAGGGCCACGCATTTGTCTTGGAAAGGAGTTTGCTTATAGGCAAATGAAGATCTTCGCAGCCATTTTGCTAGGCTGTTTTACATTCAAAATGAGCGACGAGACGAAAAACGTCACTTATAGGACAATGCTCAATcttcacattgaccaaggtcTCGAAGTTTGTATCTCGCacagaaattaa
- the LOC107423705 gene encoding uncharacterized protein LOC107423705, giving the protein MGGKGRRRREKNYRAAHGGYTRLPPAPDPSKVDALPSKLRKLMSLTSQSQGDSKVVKNVKDKKKNGNSASELKSNSKVEVDVDITGIKDRLQDADNSDGNANNITNEKRKKKRKRKQVEDLRFETLNEKSDASTKRRERKKKYLEARKNKHKRARTEENLEFPGHEKIKFGDIVQAPPKLLAVPKAFKNLQDASKERVRLQAIQSYRERKGWTSRPGNQLRNTLIAPMEL; this is encoded by the exons AAGGAAggagaaggagagagaagaaCTACAGGGCAGCTCATGGAGGCTATACTCGGCTACCACCAGCGCCTGATCCTTCCAAAGTCGACGCTTTGCCTTCTAAACTGCGCAAGCTCATGTCTTTAACTTCTCAATCCCAAG GGGATTCTAAGGTTGTAAAAAATGTTAAAGACAAGAAGAAAAATGGGAATAGTGCTTCTGAGTTA AAATCCAATTCTAAGGTTGAAGTCGATGTAGACATTACTGGGATCAAAGATCGACTTCAAGATGCAGATAATTCTGATGGTAATGCAAACAATATCACCaatgaaaagagaaagaagaaaagaaagagaaagcaaGTAGAGGACCTTCGATTTGAGACATTAAATGAGAAATCTGATGCTAGTACAAAAAGACGGGAGCGCAAGAAGAA GTACCTGGAAGCAcgaaaaaacaaacacaaaagagCTAGAACAGAAGAGAATCTAGAGTTCCCTGGACATGAGAAGATCAAATTTGGAGATATAGTCCAAGCTCCACCAAAATTACTAGCTGTTCCCAAG GCATTTAAGAATTTGCAAGATGCTTCAAAGGAGCGAGTTCGGTTGCAGGCTATCCAGTCGTATAGGGAACGCAAGGGATGGACCTCAAGACCAGGAAATCAGCTCCGTAATACCCTGATTGCACCAATGGAATTGTAA
- the LOC107423707 gene encoding cytochrome P450 704C1 — protein MDILYIIVTFISIFFIFIFLLFSFLILRIFTGKSINNPTYPPVKGTVFDQLFYFNKLYDYQTRVASKYPTFRLLAPEQSEIYTTDIRNIEHVLKTKFDMYSKGEYNQDIVRDLFGQGIFAVDGEKWRHQRKLASLEFSTRVLRDFSCSVFRRNAAKLVRVVSGFSVDGRAFDMQDSLMRCTLDSIFKVGFGVELNCLEGSSKEGSAFMKAFDDSNALVYFRYADPFWQLKRFFNIGSEASLRKNVKVIDDFVSQLIKRKRKLLEVKQDYDDKEDILSRFLMESQKDPEKMNDQYLRDVILNFMIAGKDTSANTLSWFFYMLCKNPLIQEKVAQEVRDVFCGEVDENNIDCFIANMSDANLEKMHYLHAALTETLRLYPAVPVDGRCADVDDILPDGFKVKRGDGVYYMAYAMGRMPHIWGEDAEVFRPERWLNDGVFKPESPFKFIAFHAGPRICLGKDFAYRQMKIVSTALLHFFRFKLADESKIVTYRTMFTLHIDGDLPLCAFSRRAAT, from the exons ATGGACATCCTCTATATCATCGTAACCTTCATctcaatttttttcatctttatcttcctacttttctcttttctcataCTCAGAATCTTCACAGGCAAGTCCATCAATAACCCAACATATCCACCCGTAAAAGGCACTGTTTTCGACCAGCTATTCTACTTCAACAAACTCTATGACTACCAAACCAGAGTTGCCTCCAAGTATCCGACCTTTCGGCTCCTTGCCCCTGAACAAAGCGAAATCTACACGACTGATATACGAAACATCGAGCatgttttgaaaacaaaattcgACATGTATTCGAAGGGTGAGTATAATCAAGACATAGTGAGAGATCTTTTTGGACAGGGAATTTTTGCAGTTGATGGAGAAAAGTGGAGGCACCAGAGGAAGCTTGCGAGTTTGGAGTTCTCGACCAGAGTTCTTAGAGACTTTAGCTGTTCCGTGTTTAGAAGAAATGCTGCCAAACTGGTCAGAGTTGTTTCAGGCTTCTCTGTTGACGGTCGGGCTTTTGATATGCAA GATTCACTTATGCGGTGCACTTTGGATTCCATTTTCAAAGTTGGGTTTGGGGTGGAATTGAATTGCCTGGAGGGGTCAAGCAAAGAAGGAAGTGCATTTATGAAGGCATTTGATGATTCAAATGCTCTGGTGTATTTTCGCTATGCGGACCCATTCTGGCAATTGAAAAGGTTTTTCAACATTGGTTCTGAAGCCTCCCTTCGAAAGAATGTTAAAGTCATTGATGATTTCGTGAGCCAACTTATCAAGAGAAAGAGGAAACTGCTAGAAGTGAAGCAGGATTAT GATGACAAGGAGGACATACTTTCAAGATTTCTGATGGAGAGCCAGAAGGATCCAGAGAAAATGAATGATCAATATCTTAGAGATGTGATTCTGAACTTTATGATTGCTGGCAAAGATACAAGTGCAAATACACTCTCTTGGTTTTTCTACATGTTGTGCAAGAACCCCCTAATACAAGAAAAAGTTGCACAAGAAGTGAGAGATGTCTTTTGTGGTGAAGTGGATGAAAATAACATCGACTGTTTCATAGCAAATATGAGTGATGCAAATCTTGAGAAAATGCATTATCTCCACGCAGCACTGACAGAAACCTTGAGGCTATACCCTGCAGTACCTGTG GATGGGAGATGCGCAGATGTAGATGACATTCTTCCTGATGGCTTTAAAGTCAAAAGAGGTGATGGAGTCTACTATATGGCCTATGCCATGGGCAGAATGCCTCATATCTGGGGCGAAGATGCAGAGGTTTTCCGACCTGAAAGATGGCTCAACGATGGAGTTTTTAAACCTGAATCGCCATTCAAATTCATAGCATTTCAT GCCGGCCCTCGGATATGTCTTGGGAAGGACTTTGCTTACCGGCAGATGAAGATAGTATCAACTGCCCTTCTTCATTTCTTCCGCTTTAAATTAGCCGATGAATCTAAAATTGTAACTTACAGAACCATGTTCACCCTTCACATTGATGGAGACCTCCCTCTGTGTGCATTTTCAAGGAGAGCGGCTACATAA
- the LOC107423746 gene encoding cytochrome P450 704C1, with product MGLAYVVLPQIKQINMDILYSIFIFISVPLIFVFLVFFLLMLKIFTGKNINSPAYHPVKGTIFDQLFYFKTLFDYQTKIASKCSTFRLLGPIYSEIYTTEPRNIEHFLKASFDKYSKGDKNQDIMRDLFGHGIFAVDGEKWKQQRKLASFEFSTRVLRDFSCSVFRRNAAKLVRVVSGFSVAGRVFDMQDLLMRCTLDSIFKVGFGVELNCLEGSSKEGTTFMKAFDDANALVYWRYADPFWKLKRFLDVGTEASLKKNVKVVDDFVRQLIRTKRKLLEARKDCVDKEDILSRFLMESEKNPEKMNDQYLRDIILNFMIAGKDTSANTLSWFFYMLCKNPIAQEKVAQEVRDVFGGKVDEDNIDGFIANLTDANLEKMHYLHAALTETLRLYPAVPVDGRHANVDDVLPDGFKVKKGDGVCYLSYAMGRMPHIWGEDAEVFRPERWLSNGIFQPESPFKFVAFHAGPRICLGKDFAYRQMKILSTALLRFFRFKMADETKSATYRTMFTLHIDGHLTLCAVPRRTAA from the exons atgggcTTAGCCTATGTAGTTCTTCCTCAAATTAAACAAATCAACATGGACATCCTCTacagcatcttcatcttcatctcaGTTCCCTTAATCTTTGTCTTCCTAGTTTTCTTCCTGCTCATGCTCAAAATCTTCACAGGCAAGAACATCAATAGCCCAGCATATCACCCTGTAAAAGGCACTATTTTCGACCAGCTTTTCTACTTCAAAACACTCTTCGACTACCAAACCAAAATTGCCTCCAAATGCTCAACCTTCCGGCTACTTGGCCCGATTTACAGCGAAATCTACACGACCGAACCAAGAAATATCGAGCATTTTCTGAAAGCCAGCTTCGATAAGTATTCCAAGGGTGACAAAAACCAAGATATCATGAGGGATCTTTTTGGTCATGGCATATTTGCAGTTGATGGAGAAAAGTGGAAGCAGCAGAGGAAACTCGCAAGCTTTGAGTTCTCCACCAGAGTTCTTAGAGATTTTAGCTGTTCTGTCTTTAGAAGAAATGCTGCCAAACTGGTTCGGGTTGTTTCTGGATTTTCTGTTGCTGGTCGGGTTTTTGATATGCAA GATTTGCTTATGCGATGCACTTTGGATTCCATATTCAAAGTTGGGTTTGGTGTGGAGCTGAATTGCTTGGAGGGGTCAAGTAAAGAAGGAACTACCTTTATGAAAGCCTTTGATGATGCAAATGCTCTGGTATATTGGCGCTATGCAGATCCATTCTGGAAACTGAAAAGGTTTTTAGATGTTGGAACCGAAGCCTCCCTCAAAAAGAATGTTAAAGTGGTTGATGATTTTGTGCGCCAACTTATCAGGACCAAAAGAAAATTGCTAGAAGCGCGAAAAGATTGT GTTGACAAGGAGGACATACTTTCAAGATTTCTGATGGAGAGCGAGAAAAATCCAGAGAAAATGAATGATCAATATCTGAGAGATATAATTCTGAACTTCATGATTGCTGGCAAAGATACAAGTGCAAATACACTCTCATGGTTTTTCTACATGTTGTGCAAGAACCCCATAGCACAGGAAAAAGTTGCGCAGGAAGTGAGAGATGTGTTTGGTGGAAAAGTGGATGAAGATAATATCGATGGCTTCATAGCAAATTTAACCGATGCAAATCTTGAGAAAATGCATTATCTTCATGCAGCACTGACAGAGACCTTGAGGCTATACCCTGCAGTCCCTGTG GATGGGAGACATGCAAATGTAGATGACGTTCTTCCTGATGGCTTCAAAGTCAAAAAAGGTGATGGAGTATGCTACTTATCCTATGCCATGGGCAGAATGCCTCATATCTGGGGAGAAGATGCAGAGGTGTTCCGACCTGAAAGATGGCTCAGCAATGGAATTTTTCAACCCGAATCGCCATTCAAATTCGTAGCATTTCAT GCCGGCCCTCGAATATGTCTTGGAAAGGACTTTGCCTACCGGCAGATGAAGATATTATCAACCGCCCTTCTTCGTTTTTTCCGCTTCAAAATGGCTGATGAAACAAAAAGTGCAACTTATAGGACCATGTTCACCCTTCACATTGATGGACACCTCACTCTCTGTGCAGTTCCAAGGAGAACAGCTGCATAG